The following proteins come from a genomic window of Kwoniella bestiolae CBS 10118 chromosome 3, complete sequence:
- a CDS encoding threonine synthase, producing MSQPEMRYFSTRGGSETLSFEDAVLTGLAPNGGLYIPTHIPTLPQDWQTKWASLSFPELSHEILSLFIPTDVIPSDELKQIINTSYSTFRSPLTTPLRQTANKEWVLELWHGPTWAFKDVALQFLGELFRYFLERRNGALEKSGKEEREELTVVGATSGDTGSAAIYGLRSKPSITIFILYPDGRISPIQEAQMATVPDENVYCVAVENSDFDTCQSIVKTLFSDKEFNSTHRLGAINSINWARILAQIVYYFSAYFQLPAEARESGDIQFTVPTGNFGDILAGWFAKKLGLPMNHLVVATNENDILERFFRTGRYEAEEAPASQAPETAAVNGSSDGQQAGSSVKSTHSPAMDILLSSNFERLLYYLALDTLENPTNDQVEDRTKAQERLNGWMGELKKNGKVDLGEKIRDAAARDFWSERVSDEQTLEEIRKYYKREEYGPYVVDPHTAVGLAATERSQKKSPNSYWVTLSTAHPAKFSSAVELALNPKQFPEFNFRETVLPEELKKLETLEKRVHKVGGEQGVRELIERVKKGEKVVPGEGKGSI from the exons AGACTGGCAAACCAAATGGgcctccctctccttccccgAACTTTCGCATGAgatcctctccctcttcatccccaccGACGTGATCCCCTCGGACGAACTCAAACAAATAATCAACACCTCCTACTCCACCTTCCGTTCCCCGCTTACCACCCCCTTGAGACAGACCGCAAACAAGGAATGGGTACTGGAACTTTGGCATGGACCGACTTGGGCCTTTAAGGACGTTGCGTTGCAATTCCTGGGGGAGCTTTTCAGGTATTTCCTGGAGAGACGGAATGGGGCACTAgagaagagtgggaaggaggagagggaggagttgaCTGTTGTTGGTGCTACTAGTGGAGATACTGGGTC CGCCGCAATCTACGGTCTCCGttccaaaccatccatcaccatcttcatcctctaccCTGACGGCCGAATCTCCCCCATCCAAGAAGCTCAAATGGCAACCGTACCCGATGAAAACGTATACTGCGTCGCAGTTGAAAACTCAGATTTCGACACTTGTCAATCTATCGTCAAAACCCTCTTCTCAGATAAAGAGTTCAACTCCACCCACCGACTGGGAGCTATCAACTCTATCAACTGGGCTAGAATCTTGGCTCAAATAGTGTACTACTTCTCGGCTTATTTCCAATTACCCGCCGAAGCTAGAGAATCAGGGGATATTCAATTCACAGTACCTACCGGAAACTTTGGTGATATCCTTGCTGGGTGGTTTGCCAAGAAATTGGGTTTGCCCATGAACCACCTCGTGGTAGCTACGAACGAGAATGATATACTCGAACGATTCTTCAGAACCGGTCGATACGAAGCTGAGGAGGCTCCCGCTTCTCAGGCTCCTGAGACCGCCGCTGTGAATGGTTCTTCGGATGGTCAACAGGCTGGAAGTTCCGTCAAATCCACTCATTCTCCCGCTATGGATATCCTCTTGTCGAGTAATTTCGAGAGATTGTTATATTACCTTGCGTTGGATACGCTCGAGAACCCCACCAACGATCAGGTAGAGGACAGAACGAAAGCTCAGGAAAGgctgaatggatggatgggagagttgaagaagaatggcAAAGTTGATCTTGGGGAGAAAATCAGGGATGCTGCCGCGAGGGATTTCTGGTCGGAGAGAGTATCGGATGAGCAG ACCCTCGAGGAGATCAGAAAATACTACAAACGGGAGGAGTACGGTCCATACGTCGTTGATCCTCATACGGCCGTCGGTCTGGCCGCTACCGAGCGATCCCAGAAGAAGTC ACCAAACTCATACTGGGTCACATTGTCCACCGCCCACCCCGCGAAATTCTCTTCAGCCGTCGAGCTCGCCCTGAACCCTAAGCAATTCCCAGAATTCAACTTCAGAGAAACCGTCCTACCTGAGGaattgaagaagttggaaaCTCTCGAGAAGAGGGTACATAAAGTTGGTGGCGAGCAGGGTGTGAGGGAGCTTATcgagagggtgaagaagggtgagaaggTCGTACCCggtgaggggaaggggtcTATCTAA